In Niveispirillum cyanobacteriorum, the following proteins share a genomic window:
- a CDS encoding exodeoxyribonuclease VII small subunit yields MTDQTLPPDIAALSFEDALAELERIVRQLEEGKAKLDDAIQSYERGTWLKRHCEAKLREAQAKVDRITIAADGTIGAEPARLD; encoded by the coding sequence GCCCCCCGACATCGCCGCCCTCAGCTTTGAGGATGCGCTCGCCGAGCTGGAACGGATTGTCCGCCAGCTGGAGGAAGGCAAGGCCAAGCTGGACGATGCCATCCAGTCCTATGAGCGTGGCACCTGGCTGAAGCGTCACTGCGAGGCCAAACTGCGCGAAGCGCAGGCCAAGGTGGACCGCATCACCATCGCTGCCGACGGCACCATCGGTGCCGAGCCCGCCCGTCTGGATTGA